The DNA sequence gTGCGTTAATCCACCACTGCAATGGCTGCGGAGCTCAGGATCCCGCTTCCCAGAATGCTCGGAATGCCGGGCGGGGACGGAACACGCGGGAAGCCAGCGCTCGGAGACAAAGGGCTCGGTTTACATTCGGTTGTTGGCTGTTGCTGGAGTGGAGCGGAGGGAGACGCAGCACAGCCTGGAGGTGCCCACTGAGACTGAAGACCTGGTAAGGATCCCCACGTGTGCTTGTTTTCCTTGTGAATTTCAAGCCGGCCAAGGAGTACAGGGCGGCATCAGCCCCTAGAGAACTGATACTCAACTCCCATTCTGCtgcgcaggggctgggagggagctggttGTGGGGGGGTCGGGCCCCTTGTAAATGCTGTTATTGTTGATGGGTTATTAGTCTAGTtgctcctgttctttccttagccccaggcctttcttccctctgcccaataagctccctcacttgttgtgttgttcctggggggattgtgataGATTTGTACCCCTTGTGCCTGGACGACGATCCTCGTCTGTTATTGGCACTAAACACTTCCCCAGGGCACAGCAGCCCTTGTGACTCAGGCGCTAGGAGGGGCCCCTTGGGGTGGAGTCTGCAGGTGCCAAGAGAGTCCTGCGCTTCGGAGGGAAGAATCCcagcactgctacaggctggggaccgactggctaagcagcagttctggggattacagtggatgagaagctggatatgcgtcagcagtgtgctcttgttgccaagaaggctaacggcatattgggctgcattagtaggagcattgccagcagctcgagggacgtgatcattcccctctcttcgacgttggtgaggccacatctggagtattgcatccagttttggaccccccccccccccactacagaaaggatgtgggcacattggagagagcccagtggagggcaatgaaaatgatcagggggccagagcacatgatttatgaggagaggctgaaggaactgggcttatttagtctgcagaggagaaaaatgaggggggatttgatagcagccttcaactacctgaaggggggttccaaagaggatggagctcggctgttctcagtggtggtagatgacggagcaagaagcaatggtctcaagttgcagtgggggaggtctccgttggatattaggaaacactatttcactaggagggtggtgaagcactggaatgggttctctagggaggtggtggaatctccttccgtagaggtttttaaggcctggcttgacaaagccctggctgggatgatttaggtcccttccaaccctaatattctatgattctaaggaccCAGGTTCCATCCCCCTGAGGGAAGAAACTCCACTGAGCAGCAGGCAACAGGGCAAAGCCTTGAGCcaggcctcagggcagggattgcagggctttggcttctctttctggctctgccactgccctgctgtggggccctgggcaggtcacttcccgtctctgtacctcagtttccctgtctgtccaGTGAAGGGATAGACACTTCTCAAACTCAGTTTGAGCAGTAGTGAGTCTGGATCAGACAATGAATGTTAAACCGTCTGAGCTCAGAAGGACAGTGAGTGGGTGTTTGGGAAAGAACTCCTACTGATTTCCTGTTGGGCtccatccaaagccaataactagggctgtcaattgtaATTTCAATGTATTATCCAtagttttgtggatttttttatagtttaaaatatattgatttcagttacaacagagactacaaaaacaacgaggagtccttgtggcaccttagagactaacacatttatttggaataagcttccgtgggctaaaacccaaataaatgtgttagtctctaaggtgccacaaggactccttgttgtttttgcagatacagactaacacggctacccctctgaaacagaatacaaagtgtacagtgctcaacatatattattatttttgattacaaatatttacaccgtaaaaaagataaaagaaatagtatttttcgattcacctcatacaagtacctcagtgcaatctctttatagtgaaagcgcaacttacaaatgtagacattttttttaagataactgCACTCGTAaacaaaccaatgtaaaactttagagcccacgagtccactcagtcctacttcttgttcaggaccaacaagtttgtttacatttccaggagataatgctgcccacttcttattgacAATATCACCTGACAGTGAgtacaggcatttgcatggcactagtGTAGCGGGCGTTGCAAGGAATTTAtgtgccagttatgctaaacatttgtatgccccttcatgcttcaatttcTAGATTGCACtattggtttttttacagtgcaaataataataatacaggtgcccctccccccatcaccatgcTCCATGGCTGCTCCCACCTCCTGGCCGCCGCCCCCACCAAGCTGCCTGCCCACTGTGTGCTGTGCAGAGCGGGGGTAGGAGtggggggctgatgtcagggtgtcctcgATCTGGTAGCTGCTGAGCTGGGGTTGAGGAACGGGGGCACCTGTCTGCTGTTGCCATTGGCTCAGGAGTGAAGCCTGGACACTTGGGTTCCCTGCCTTCTCAggccggggagggggtgtggcctgGGGCTACAGGAGGACGATGCTTGTCCAGACTGACTACAGGTCTCTGTCACTGACCCCATTGCTCTAAGGGATGAGATTCCCTGGGGGTCCCAACATCGGGGGAGCTTCGGGAGCAGCCTGCAGGGAGAGCCCTGCCAGTGTGTGCAGAGCCCAGTCCAGGTGCCCCCGGGGAGTGTGGGTAGGAGAGGGAGTcgccccagctggggggcagacaggccCAGTGGCGAGAAGCTGCGTTgccccagactcacggctgctccctgctcagttccaggatggacgtACTGAGGAGGATTTTCAGGATAAAGGCTCCGCAGGTGGCCctggagccagaggggggcagctgccagcatccccagacagagagccgcccctccatccccatggcaTGGGAAGCAGCTCCTGGCCACCCCAGGAGATGGACCTGCTCGGCCTTGCTCACCAGGAGGAAACCAGCTCCCAGGGCTGGTGCCGAGCGGAGAGAGACGACATCCAGGCCGAGATGGAGGTGGCCCACGTTcagtctgggcaggcaggacacAGCCCACGAGAGGAAccaggcaaggcagctctgggttTGCTTCTGCTGGAAGGCCAGCCCTCAGCCCAGCCGCgtgggccagcaggaggcatcccCAGGGCAGGAGTTGGGGGATCGCTGCCCCAGCACCTCAACTGGTGCCGGAGGGGAGAGCAGCCGCTCCCTGGAGGCTCCCTGCAACATGGAGGCCGAGTGCTCCTCCACTGCAGGTGAGGAGACtccctgggcatggggaggagcaaggggcCATTAACACCCAGTCACTCTGTCAGAGTCATTGGGGggatcccagcccaggggtctggcctgagccacgtgaGCCCAATGACATCAGCGGGAGTCACAGAGCCACCCCCtgcagtggggcatggggggagctgctgggaagtGGGTCCCTGATGCTTTGGGGCAATTCCCAGGAAGGATGGGACAGTGAAGGGCCCCATCTGTCATGGAGCCATAGGGCTGAGGGTCTCTGGGAGGGGTagtgtggggatctctctgccatggggccctggggctgagaggtctgtgggaggggcagtgtggggatctctctgccatggggccctgggaCTGAGAggtctgtgggaggggcagtgtggggatttCTCTGCCTTTGGGTGCTTACATGGGAGGGGGAAACATTAAATCTTCTCTCCCTATCCCTTCACACCCCtgtccttcctcttccctcctccccagcaagaGTCACCCTCTGCCCTTGTCTCTCTGACGCAGAGATCCCCACGGACCAGTCAGAGAAGAAGGACCTTGCCCCTGaggaaaaggcagaggaggatgaagatcgGGTcacagaaggagaggaagaggaggaagacctagagacagaggaggaggagaagcaggaagaggaagtcctgaccacagaaaaagaggaggaggtggaggatctaGCCATAAAAGAGGGGGAGGACATgaccacagaggaggaggaagacctggacacagtggaggaggaggaggagaacctgtctgcagaataagaagaggaggaggaggagaacctgtctgcagaagaaaaagaagaggaggaggagaacatgtctgcagaagaggaggaagaggaggaggagaacctgtctgcagaggaggtggagaatttgtcagcagaagaggaggaggaggagctctccaTAGACGAGGAGGAGGACTTGAccacagagaaggaggaggaagaagaaggtaaaggaagaggaagagaaggacgtgGCCCTGGTGGAGGAACATCTGATCATGgagcaaaaggaagaagagaaggatctggccatggagcaggaagaggagcacctgcctgtggaggaagaggagaaggcccaggccacagaggaggacaaggaggacctggaccaggaggaggagaaggaagaggacccaGTAATGGAGGACGACgaggatgtggccatgcaggagaaagaagagaaggaagaggaggtactggctatggaggaaaaggaagtggaagaggattaggacttggccacggagaaggagcaggaggaagaggacctggccacagaggaggaggaggaggatgtggccatgcagggggaagaagaagaggcagaagaggaggtagaggacctggccagagaggaggaggaggaggatgtggccatgcagggggaagaagaagaggcagaagaggaggtagaggacctggccagagaggaggaggaggaggatgtggccatgcagggggaagaagaagaggcagaagaggaggtaGAGGACCTGGCTGTAGACTAGGAGGAcccaggaatggaggaggaggaggatgtgctgatgcagggggaagaagaagaggagggggaggacctggccataggaatggagcacgtGGTCATAGACAAGAAAGCGGAAGAGGATGacttggatgaggaggaggaggaggagggcaaggccaagtcctcttccacctccatggccaggtccccCTTGCCCAGATGTGTAAATAGGGCAGTaatgagcaggagcagggggggatcTTACCTCTCTCTATAGCATTGGTAAGAGAGATAATGGAATAGTGACAGGCATTTCTCGTGTCCGTGTTTTAAAGGATGgtgttaaattggagagggtgcagaaaagagtcacACAAATGacctgagagctggagaaaatgacctacagtgagagactcagactgtaggtgggtgaaatttaatggcctggaacattcaggaggtcagatgagatgatccaatggtgccttctggccttaatctctatGAAACTCTATGAAGCAtcgcctccctccaccccctgctccgatGTGCTTCACCGCACAGAAGGGTGGCCGGACAGCCTAGAATGACCCTGCTCCAAAGCGGCTCTGGGGGAGAAGACAGTGGTGAGAGTGAGAGGTGAGTGAGAGACGGCTGTGGGGACCTGGCGGGAGGGCAGGAGACCTCGGACAAGGAGGGGGCTCCCCTTGGCAGGGCACTGGAGAGAACAGCAGAGAGCAGGGATTCCTGGGGCTGAGGTCTGGGCACCGCCAAGAGGAAATTCTGGGCGTcagcgctgggggcaggtggggaatcgtgggactggagggtaagctgaggctgggggtggaaaGGTAAGGGGCAGCTGCGAGAGGCTGGACAAGGGTCAAgttggaagggaaggagggaatcgggaggacagggcccagctgtgttgccagaggatcctgctggctgtgtctgggcagcctctctgggaagtgcccaggggtcagtggggcctgaatctgaccttctcctttgggtcttacaggaactaactgaggagctgccccaggactctgggcccagctctgtcctctccagctccatggaccGCATGTGAAACCTCCCGTACCAGAAGCTCCCGTCCGGCTCCCCCAGCTCCGGTGCTGCTCAGACCCAGAGAGGctgcctcctccatggccaggttctcctccacctcctgcacagcctgcagtgatgggtaagggAAGCCATGGCCACAGAGACCCCATGGGCACGGGTGGGgattgaatctgggcccttcaccaCGGGCACAAGCTCTGTCAGGCTCCCATTCAGAAAGCCATGGAAGGCTCTGCCTGCAGACACCCCCTCTCCATTCCCACTGCCAGACTCTTGCCCGCGGTGACAATGAAGAAGCAGGAGAATTTCTGCCAGAGAACCCCGGGCTGCACAGTCGGGTGTCACTGGGACGTCTCTGGGAGCCATTTCCAGAGTGTTCTGGTGGGGTCATTTTCCTTCTCGAATCCAGGGTGTCTCTGCTCCCAGAATCTCAGCCAGGGAGGCCACCCTGCAGAATATGGCCCCGCAGTTTGGCGATGGGCTGCAGGAGTCACCACGTAGGTGTGCAGCAGCCGTAGCGCCTGCACTGACCATGGACCAAAACCTGCAGCCCTGACAGCCCAGGATACCCCCAGGGATGGCAATGGGAGGGTAGCCTTGGTAACTAGCTGCTGGGCCAGGGCATATAGAGAGAGGACTCAGAGATGCAGCAAACCAATGGCCAGAGAAGTGAAGGATGTAAGGGCAAGA is a window from the Chrysemys picta bellii isolate R12L10 unplaced genomic scaffold, ASM1138683v2 scaf1939, whole genome shotgun sequence genome containing:
- the LOC135980138 gene encoding uncharacterized protein LOC135980138 isoform X1, encoding MSGPSQSQERTTTQTKSTNKSLPLTKIWKYLVPLLVLWVRCQPGYLTFLTLYREKDFGVSGQEGFYSTLDRTAVTLPFLVMTDALSTFPRREEDPVWLQSWSSNSSRMDVLRRIFRIKAPQVALEPEGGSCQHPQTESRPSIPMAWEAAPGHPRRWTCSALLTRRKPAPRAGAERRETTSRPRWRWPTFSLGRQDTAHERNQARQLWVCFCWKASPQPSRVGQQEASPGQELGDRCPSTSTGAGGESSRSLEAPCNMEAECSSTAARVTLCPCLSDAEIPTDQSEKKDLAPEEKAEEDEDRVTEGEEEEEDLETEEEEKQEEEVLTTEKEEEVEDLAIKEGEDMTTEEEEDLDTVEEEEENLSAE
- the LOC135980138 gene encoding uncharacterized protein LOC135980138 isoform X2, with protein sequence MDVLRRIFRIKAPQVALEPEGGSCQHPQTESRPSIPMAWEAAPGHPRRWTCSALLTRRKPAPRAGAERRETTSRPRWRWPTFSLGRQDTAHERNQARQLWVCFCWKASPQPSRVGQQEASPGQELGDRCPSTSTGAGGESSRSLEAPCNMEAECSSTAARVTLCPCLSDAEIPTDQSEKKDLAPEEKAEEDEDRVTEGEEEEEDLETEEEEKQEEEVLTTEKEEEVEDLAIKEGEDMTTEEEEDLDTVEEEEENLSAE